Proteins encoded in a region of the Bactrocera tryoni isolate S06 chromosome 4, CSIRO_BtryS06_freeze2, whole genome shotgun sequence genome:
- the LOC120775498 gene encoding 39S ribosomal protein L30, mitochondrial, producing the protein MDLHKFLQPATLTAQIVRAYGKHNKKFLYKDGKKYGKIIYYPINPEHEDPPIEPAKLFRVQRVKPVKGNPFWEKRILKDLGLDGKQSDFTVVKNIPDVNAMLWKVKHLIKVTPITFPYGEPTANDLKHTVLKENGECIVTKEIGPVVERLEAAEAFESDPKRLDTDLLKRDARMKWLNPW; encoded by the exons atggatttacataaatttttacaaccCGCTACTTTAACAGCACAAATAGTTCGAGCTTATGGCAAACACAATAAGAAGTTCTTATATAAAGatggaaaaaaatatggcaaaatcATTTATTATCCAAT AAACCCTGAACATGAAGACCCACCAATTGAACCAGCAAAGCTTTTCCGTGTTCAACGTGTGAAACCCGTCAAGGGTAACCCCTTTTGGGAGAAGCGTATTTTAAAGGATCTTGGGCTTGATGGGAAACAGAGTGATTTCACTgtagtaaaaaatataccagATGTAAATGCTATGTTGTGGAAAGTAAAGCATTTGATAAAAGTCACCCCCATCACATTTCCATATGGTGAACCCACAGCGAACGATCTTAAACACACCGTTCTCAAGGAAAATGGAGAATGTATTGTTACGAAGGAAATAGGTCCTGTTGTTGAACGTTTAGAAGCAGCCGAAGCATTTGAATCAGACCCCAAACGTTTAGACACAGATTTATTAAAACGTGATGCTCGAATGAAATGGCTGAACCCATGGTaa
- the LOC120776125 gene encoding uncharacterized protein LOC120776125 isoform X2 yields the protein MPQSIVQSGDEDVFRTLKRKRKSEGCLEHTADVTTDRNTCFTNSAFSSTPKKVVLRRRAQTPLTDVVLQDPCMEVKSISDIIKGPVEKTNSTKIGGDVLSQNPYEVQRKPPKKKKRESEIVEACFENPALNLELPEKQFNPYEVLRDVPAQLTNVAEGNCFVNAALNLRTQDVTATRNPFEIQRCQSVATTTSSDGVENTGMEVGQVVPTDLKISLPFKPTVGCRIDFTNIPIEELTPSKLLADKLVFSPVLMLPKRSLDSASEDSSMDIGKELDRYQLELENSINEAKMRKAIGPCTKSTLNVNIEQKITFNQRLAEIAEEDEENDFNKEDVEKTNTLHECTIQSHIELTGKIQTEQVERESCTVEELKNEDVAYASDSDEDEIDFKAPALFVRAYQRAATTQSKESLHSNGSNDSTDHKKPLNVRNLIRKSLRKLMHPSKHDDLFKTNSDENEILNIEMGGKDKQHASAYKIIRNGLRRKTTIKPLNTARETPTAKAEISIMDTSERRMKLTAMISTNTEALLQVLPTFFNAFALYIE from the exons ATGCCCCAGTCAATAGTTCAGAGCGGAGATGAGGATGTATTTCGTACACTAAAACGCAAACGAAAATCTGAAGGATGTTTGGAACACACTGCAGATGTTACTACTGACAGAAATACTTGCTTTACCAATTCGGCTTTCAGCTCTACGCCGAAAAAAGTTGTGCTACGCAGGCGTGCACAAACCCCATTAACGGATGTTGTTCTACAAGATCCTTGCATGGAAGTGAAATCAATTTCAGATATAATTAAAGGCCCAGTTGAAAAGACAAATTCGACTAAAATTGGTGGTGATGTGCTTTCGCAAAATCCATACGAAGTTCAACGCAAACCACCCAAGAAGAAAAAACGTGAATCGGAAATAGTTGAAGCATGCTTTGAAAATCCAGCATTGAATTTAGAGCTGCCTGAAAAACAATTTAATCCATATGAA GTTTTACGTGATGTGCCAGCACAACTAACTAATGTTGCTGAAGGTAATTGTTTTGTAAATGCAGCCTTAAATCTACGAACACAGGATGTAACTGCAACAAGAAACCCATTTGAGATCCAACGTTGCCAAAGCGTTGCGACAACTACTTCTTCTGACGGCGTTGAAAACACTGGTATGGAAGTTGGCCAAGTAGTTCCAActgatttaaaaatatcattGCCTTTTAAGCCTACTGTTGGTTGTCGCATAGATTTCACCAATATACCTATAGAAGAGCTAACGCCTAGCAAGCTGCTGGCGGATAAATTAGTATTTTCACCAGTCTTAATGTTGCCGAAACGTTCATTGGATTCCGCAAGTGAGGATAGTAGTATGGATATAGGTAAAGAGTTAGATCGTTATCAGCTGGAGCTGGAGAATAGTATCAATGAGGCGAAAATGCGCAAGGCTATAGGTCCTTGTACGAAATCGACTTTAAATGTGAACATCGAGCAAAAAATTACATTCAACCAAAGATTGGCCGAAATAGCCgaagaagatgaagaaaatgatttcaaTAAAGAAGATGTGGAAAAAACTAATACTTTGCATGAGTGTACAATTCAATCTCATATTGAATTGACTGGtaaaatacaaactgaacaagtTGAAAGAGAATCATGTACGGTTGAAGAATTAAAGAACGAAGATGTTGCATATGCCTCTGACTCGGATGAGGACGAAATTGACTTCAAGGCGCCGGCACTATTTGTGCGTGCATACCAACGCGCTGCAACAACACAAAGCAAAGAGTCTTTGCACTCCAATGGTTCAAACGACTCAACCGATCACAAGAAACCTCTGAATGTACGTAATTTAATACGTAAATCTTTACGGAAACTGATGCATCCATCCAAGCACGATGATTTATTTAAGACTAATTCTGATGAGAACGAAATATTGAACATTGAAATGGGTGGAAAGGACAAGCAACATGCCAGCGCATATAAAATTATACGAAATGGTTTAAGACGCAAAACAACCATCAAACCTTTAAATACTGCTCGGGAAACGCCGACTGCAAAAGCGGAAATTTCCATAATGGATACCAGTGAACGCAGAATGAAACTTACTGCAATGATTTCAACGAATACAGAAG CTCTGCTTCAAGTACTACCTACATTTTTCAACGCTTTCGCTTTATATATTGAATAA
- the LOC120776125 gene encoding uncharacterized protein LOC120776125 isoform X1, whose translation MPQSIVQSGDEDVFRTLKRKRKSEGCLEHTADVTTDRNTCFTNSAFSSTPKKVVLRRRAQTPLTDVVLQDPCMEVKSISDIIKGPVEKTNSTKIGGDVLSQNPYEVQRKPPKKKKRESEIVEACFENPALNLELPEKQFNPYEVLRDVPAQLTNVAEGNCFVNAALNLRTQDVTATRNPFEIQRCQSVATTTSSDGVENTGMEVGQVVPTDLKISLPFKPTVGCRIDFTNIPIEELTPSKLLADKLVFSPVLMLPKRSLDSASEDSSMDIGKELDRYQLELENSINEAKMRKAIGPCTKSTLNVNIEQKITFNQRLAEIAEEDEENDFNKEDVEKTNTLHECTIQSHIELTGKIQTEQVERESCTVEELKNEDVAYASDSDEDEIDFKAPALFVRAYQRAATTQSKESLHSNGSNDSTDHKKPLNVRNLIRKSLRKLMHPSKHDDLFKTNSDENEILNIEMGGKDKQHASAYKIIRNGLRRKTTIKPLNTARETPTAKAEISIMDTSERRMKLTAMISTNTEGERKHTLRNSLRRSTREMGQHLMKTVFHKNHEAYELSK comes from the exons ATGCCCCAGTCAATAGTTCAGAGCGGAGATGAGGATGTATTTCGTACACTAAAACGCAAACGAAAATCTGAAGGATGTTTGGAACACACTGCAGATGTTACTACTGACAGAAATACTTGCTTTACCAATTCGGCTTTCAGCTCTACGCCGAAAAAAGTTGTGCTACGCAGGCGTGCACAAACCCCATTAACGGATGTTGTTCTACAAGATCCTTGCATGGAAGTGAAATCAATTTCAGATATAATTAAAGGCCCAGTTGAAAAGACAAATTCGACTAAAATTGGTGGTGATGTGCTTTCGCAAAATCCATACGAAGTTCAACGCAAACCACCCAAGAAGAAAAAACGTGAATCGGAAATAGTTGAAGCATGCTTTGAAAATCCAGCATTGAATTTAGAGCTGCCTGAAAAACAATTTAATCCATATGAA GTTTTACGTGATGTGCCAGCACAACTAACTAATGTTGCTGAAGGTAATTGTTTTGTAAATGCAGCCTTAAATCTACGAACACAGGATGTAACTGCAACAAGAAACCCATTTGAGATCCAACGTTGCCAAAGCGTTGCGACAACTACTTCTTCTGACGGCGTTGAAAACACTGGTATGGAAGTTGGCCAAGTAGTTCCAActgatttaaaaatatcattGCCTTTTAAGCCTACTGTTGGTTGTCGCATAGATTTCACCAATATACCTATAGAAGAGCTAACGCCTAGCAAGCTGCTGGCGGATAAATTAGTATTTTCACCAGTCTTAATGTTGCCGAAACGTTCATTGGATTCCGCAAGTGAGGATAGTAGTATGGATATAGGTAAAGAGTTAGATCGTTATCAGCTGGAGCTGGAGAATAGTATCAATGAGGCGAAAATGCGCAAGGCTATAGGTCCTTGTACGAAATCGACTTTAAATGTGAACATCGAGCAAAAAATTACATTCAACCAAAGATTGGCCGAAATAGCCgaagaagatgaagaaaatgatttcaaTAAAGAAGATGTGGAAAAAACTAATACTTTGCATGAGTGTACAATTCAATCTCATATTGAATTGACTGGtaaaatacaaactgaacaagtTGAAAGAGAATCATGTACGGTTGAAGAATTAAAGAACGAAGATGTTGCATATGCCTCTGACTCGGATGAGGACGAAATTGACTTCAAGGCGCCGGCACTATTTGTGCGTGCATACCAACGCGCTGCAACAACACAAAGCAAAGAGTCTTTGCACTCCAATGGTTCAAACGACTCAACCGATCACAAGAAACCTCTGAATGTACGTAATTTAATACGTAAATCTTTACGGAAACTGATGCATCCATCCAAGCACGATGATTTATTTAAGACTAATTCTGATGAGAACGAAATATTGAACATTGAAATGGGTGGAAAGGACAAGCAACATGCCAGCGCATATAAAATTATACGAAATGGTTTAAGACGCAAAACAACCATCAAACCTTTAAATACTGCTCGGGAAACGCCGACTGCAAAAGCGGAAATTTCCATAATGGATACCAGTGAACGCAGAATGAAACTTACTGCAATGATTTCAACGAATACAGAAGGTGAGCGAAAACACACATTGCGCAACAGCTTGCGACGATCGACACGCGAAATGGGGCAACATTTGATGAAAACTGTGTTTCACAAAAATCACGAAGCTTATGAACTAAGCAAGTGA
- the LOC120776126 gene encoding serine/threonine-protein kinase fray2-like gives MTTRDSQTTAKVTTTAATSMTCDEHEYDEYCPEQYDAHHHHHHGSTQTQTQTQCERDRERERDRERERERERERDAHHRHSSSRAGAAASALKHQRAATFDVADARDYELQRLGNRRSQQQQQLQQQLQQATGGGGSSSKYRGAEHRGERTHDRERSRSDHRIATYACDDTALCGSSIGGHQNHLANGGVTQSSRQQRREKTFKV, from the coding sequence ATGACGACGCGCGACAGTCAGACCACTGCCAAAGTCACAACGACCGCCGCGACGAGCATGACTTGTGACGAACACGAATACGACGAGTATTGTCCGGAGCAATACGATGCGCATCATCACCACCATCACGGCTCTACACAGACACAGACGCAAACGCAGTGTGAGCGTGACCGAGAACGTGAACGCGATCGGGAGCGCGAACGCGAACGCGAGCGCGAACGTGATGCGCATCATCGCCACAGCTCATCACGCGCTGGAGCTGCCGCGTCCGCACTGAAACACCAACGTGCCGCCACCTTCGATGTGGCCGATGCGCGCGACTACGAACTGCAACGACTGGGCAATCGACGctcacaacagcaacaacagctgcagcagcagctgcagcaggCAACCGGCGGtggtggcagcagcagcaaatacCGTGGCGCTGAACATCGCGGTGAGCGTACGCACGATCGTGAACGCTCACGTAGCGATCACCGCATTGCCACCTACGCCTGCGACGATACAGCGCTTTGCGGCAGCAGCATTGGCGGTCATCAAAATCATCTGGCCAATGGTGGCGTCACACAGTCGAGCAGGCAGCAGCGGCGCGAAAAAACGTTCAAAGTATGA
- the LOC120775497 gene encoding torsin-like protein has protein sequence MHFTQIFYISLYLLAVSFKDVICFFDPVSLTIGAGVGLGALTGYGFLKDQTYCRLTECCNERSIPGDVYKLRKMIQNRLFGQHIVKQQLISALEAHLNPRSSSRKPLVMSFHGTPGTGKNFVADMIAETLFEKGVKSRFVHKYMGRLDFPLQKNVESYNERIYYDVVTGIRDCPRSLFIFDEVDKMPAGVFESLASLVDYNALPDKLDGSKAIFIFLSNLAGVQISDQLAKMLKNGVLRENIKLSSFEQILEKAAYNLEGGLKRAGLIEQHVIDHFIPFLPLEKQHVHQCISAEFFKWERRPEKQKIEDMLKEVITYDRVHGLFSTTGCKTIEKKVATEVWIEKRLT, from the exons ATGCATTttactcaaatattttatatatcctTATACCTTTTGGCTGTAAGTTTTAAAGATGTTATCTGTTTTTTTGACCCGGTATCTTTAACCATTGGAGCCGGTGTTGGTCTCGGCGCACTAACTGGATATGGTTTTCTCAAAGATCAAACCTATTGCCGATTAACTGAGTGTTGCAATGAACGTAGTATACCGGGGGATGTTTATA aACTCAGAAAAATGATACAAAACCGATTATTTGGTCAACACATTGTTAAACAGCAATTGATATCAGCGTTAGAGGCGCATTTAAATCCTCGAAGTTCTTCACGAAAGCCACTGGTAATGAGTTTTCATGGTACACCGGGAACTGGTAAAAATTTTGTGGCTGATATGATTGCGGAGACGCTGTTTGAGAAGGGGGTAAAAAGTCggtttgtacataaatatatgggAAGACTGGATTTCCCAttgcaaaaaaatgttgaaagttATAAT GAACGTATTTATTATGATGTGGTGACGGGCATTAGAGATTGTCCCcgttcattatttatttttgatgaagTGGACAAAATGCCTGCCGGTGTCTTTGAATCGCTAGCATCCTTGGTGGACTATAATGCACTTCCTGACAAATTAGATGGCTCCAAAGCTATattcatttttctttcaaatttagCAGGTGTACAAATATCTGATCAACTGGCAAAAATGTTAAAGAATGGTGTATTACGCGAAAATATTAAGTTAAGCTCTTTCGAACAAATACTAGAAAAAGCTGCCTATAATTTAGAAGGTGGCTTAAAAAGAGCTGGTTTAATAGAGCAACATGTAATCGATCATTTCATTCCATTTTTGCCACTTGAAAAGCAGCATGTCCACCAGTGCATATCagcagaattttttaaatgggAACGACGCCCAGAAAAGCAAAAGATAGA gGATATGCTTAAAGAAGTGATTACGTATGATCGCGTGCATGGACTTTTTTCCACAACAGGCTGTAAAACCATCGAGAAAAAAGTAGCAACAGAAGTTTGGATTGAAAAACGTTTGACTTAA